A region of Vigna radiata var. radiata cultivar VC1973A chromosome 6, Vradiata_ver6, whole genome shotgun sequence DNA encodes the following proteins:
- the LOC106764327 gene encoding transcription factor RAX3, whose translation MGRAPCCDKANVKKGPWSPEEDAKLKSYIEKHGTGGNWIALPQKIGLKRCGKSCRLRWLNYLRPNLRHGGFSEEEDNIICSLYISIGSRWSVIAAQLPGRTDNDIKNYWNTRLKKKLLGKHRREPRNRGNYSSVKQEISDANRRSSDGDSSSLSMVQENSSTSQQHQQHQQLCWPQNINMPVLPLPIVPFPYTTNQGPGFNDQDSIKKLLIKLGGRFSGDYYQPTLDGLNLQFSSQGQQVYQEQVHVGSSSSSACIVANNEVQFAQTGQYSGVDDMMQGQDGNFTPSFDEMVPSSNYSDGLEFLYNEGMIHHKITDSTITTTCDQNTTTSTTTNWVETTTSIYHHDSLASHFEGQECALQEFSYPGAQ comes from the exons ATGGGCAGAGCTCCTTGCTGCGACAAAGCAAACGTGAAGAAAGGTCCATGGTCTCCAGAAGAAGATGCTAAGCTCAAATCCTACATAGAAAAACATGGCACTGGTGGTAACTGGATTGCTTTGCCTCAAAAAATAG GCCTTAAGCGATGTGGCAAGAGTTGCCGCCTTAGGTGGCTGAACTATCTTCGCCCTAATCTCAGGCACGGTGGTTTCTCCGAGGAAGAAGACAACATTATTTGTAGCCTTTACATCAGTATCGGAAGCAG GTGGTCGGTGATTGCTGCACAATTGCCGGGAAGAACTGATAATGACATAAAGAACTACTGGAACACGAGGCTGAAAAAGAAGCTTCTAGGGAAGCACCGAAGAGAGCCACGTAATAGAGGCAATTACAGCAGTGTTAAGCAAGAAATTAGTGATGCTAATAGAAGGAGTAGCGATGGTGATTCTTCTTCCTTATCCATGGTTCAGGAAAATAGTAGCACTagtcaacaacatcaacaacatcaacaattaTGTTGGCCACAGAACATTAACATGCCAGTGCTGCCACTACCCATAGTACCCTTTCCATACACAACAAACCAAGGTCCAGGTTTCAACGACCAAGATTCCATCAAGAAACTCCTGATCAAACTAGGAGGAAGATTTTCAGGTGATTATTACCAGCCTACCCTTGATGGGTTGaaccttcaattctcatcacaAGGGCAACAAGTTTACCAAGAACAAGTCCacgttggttcctcttcttcttcagccTGCATTGTTGCCAACAACGAGGTACAGTTTGCACAAACTGGTCAATACTCTGGAGTTGATGACATGATGCAAGGACAAGATGGTAATTTCACTCCATCATTTGATGAAATGGTGCCTTCTTCTAATTATTCAGATGGGTTAGAGTTCTTGTACAATGAGGGCATGATCCACCACAAGATAACAGATTCTACTATAACTACTACTTGTGACCAAAACACCACCACCAGCACCACCACAAATTGGGTTGAAACCACCACTTCCATTTATCACCATGATTCACTTGCTTCCCATTTTGAAGGTCAAGAATGTGCTTTGCAAGAGTTTAGCTACCCAGGGGCACAATAA